A window of Eubacteriaceae bacterium ES3 contains these coding sequences:
- a CDS encoding DsrE/DsrF/DrsH-like family protein, with amino-acid sequence MAEKTTIIVQSGDMDKLYSALIVSNGSLAMGMETSMFFTFWGLLRLKKGSLDKGPLSKMNFLGLGKRMMLRRMQKKNVASLERLMDDYKELGGKIIACEMTMNIMGLKRKDLMESYIDEYGAVGTYIKEARESTITLFI; translated from the coding sequence ATGGCCGAAAAAACGACGATTATCGTTCAGAGCGGCGATATGGATAAACTCTACAGCGCTCTGATTGTATCAAATGGCTCCCTGGCAATGGGGATGGAAACGTCCATGTTTTTTACCTTCTGGGGACTATTGCGACTTAAAAAAGGCAGCCTCGACAAAGGGCCTCTGTCGAAAATGAATTTTCTCGGATTGGGAAAGAGAATGATGCTGAGGCGAATGCAAAAAAAGAATGTGGCTTCATTGGAGAGGCTGATGGATGATTATAAAGAGCTGGGTGGAAAAATCATTGCCTGTGAAATGACTATGAACATCATGGGATTGAAACGAAAGGATCTGATGGAGTCCTATATTGATGAGTATGGTGCGGTGGGAACCTATATTAAAGAAGCCAGAGAATCAACCATTACCCTGTTTATTTAG
- a CDS encoding sulfurtransferase TusA family protein: MAEIKVDVRGQVCPVPLVEMRKAVRKAEAGDVIEIVGDNAASRKEIPMAADALSMTVELDNEEEGIWKIRVRK; encoded by the coding sequence ATGGCAGAAATCAAGGTGGATGTAAGAGGGCAAGTCTGTCCGGTTCCGCTTGTAGAAATGCGAAAAGCCGTTCGAAAAGCAGAAGCAGGAGATGTGATCGAAATTGTTGGAGACAATGCCGCTTCCCGAAAAGAAATTCCTATGGCGGCAGATGCATTGTCGATGACAGTGGAGCTTGACAACGAAGAAGAAGGCATCTGGAAAATCAGAGTTCGCAAATAA
- a CDS encoding GGDEF domain-containing protein, which translates to MIAYTLQTNITAIIILLIVYKGAKKHIDLSRYRDRIFMYLLYVNALILAIDSVSILFYDVPGQPVHVIQSLLKMTFYILNPLPGFLWILYVYDFIFHNPEGLNRLFKIGIIPILVNAVLAVASIWGGYLFILSTDNHYQRGEWFLLMPFFAFGYTIIAFVVILLNRKRIQRQDWLPLLTFAIPPAIGGFLQTYFYGLVVLWPSLTVSLLIIYVFIQSKTINTDFLTGLNNRREFDYYLEDWRKWQKDGKKVAGFMMDMDGFKAINDNYGHQIGDQALIEMSRILRESFSRDDFLARLGGDEFAAIVEVTDPQEIENIRKRLDQKIECFNQENKASYQLSISCGSGIFSPDDEESLRVFFAELDKWMYEEKLQRKTIRMEAKPL; encoded by the coding sequence ATGATCGCTTATACACTACAGACAAATATAACAGCAATTATCATTTTGCTTATTGTTTATAAAGGCGCTAAAAAACACATTGATTTATCGCGTTACAGAGACCGGATATTTATGTATCTACTGTATGTAAATGCCCTAATTCTGGCAATAGACAGTGTTTCAATCCTCTTCTATGATGTACCCGGCCAGCCGGTTCATGTGATCCAGTCATTGTTGAAAATGACTTTTTATATATTAAATCCCCTGCCAGGATTTTTATGGATTCTTTATGTCTATGATTTTATTTTTCATAACCCGGAAGGACTAAATCGATTGTTTAAAATTGGTATTATTCCTATACTGGTTAACGCTGTTTTGGCAGTAGCAAGTATCTGGGGCGGTTATCTTTTTATTTTGAGCACAGACAACCATTATCAGCGGGGAGAATGGTTTTTATTAATGCCATTTTTTGCCTTTGGCTATACGATAATTGCTTTTGTCGTGATTCTGCTAAATCGGAAGCGAATTCAACGCCAGGACTGGCTGCCGCTGCTGACCTTTGCCATCCCCCCGGCGATTGGCGGATTTTTGCAAACTTATTTTTACGGACTGGTGGTATTATGGCCATCACTGACGGTTTCGCTCTTGATTATTTATGTCTTTATCCAATCCAAGACAATTAATACTGATTTTTTGACAGGTCTTAATAATCGGCGGGAATTTGATTATTATCTGGAAGACTGGCGGAAATGGCAAAAAGATGGCAAAAAGGTTGCCGGTTTTATGATGGATATGGATGGTTTTAAAGCAATTAATGATAACTATGGCCATCAAATTGGAGATCAGGCACTCATTGAGATGAGCCGGATTTTAAGAGAAAGTTTTTCAAGAGATGATTTTTTGGCCCGTCTGGGTGGAGATGAGTTTGCCGCTATTGTCGAGGTTACTGATCCGCAGGAGATTGAAAATATAAGAAAACGACTGGACCAGAAGATTGAATGCTTTAATCAGGAAAATAAGGCGAGTTATCAGTTAAGCATCAGTTGTGGCAGCGGGATTTTTTCGCCTGACGATGAAGAATCATTGCGAGTCTTTTTTGCAGAGCTGGACAAATGGATGTATGAAGAAAAGCTGCAGAGAAAAACGATCAGAATGGAGGCAAAGCCTCTTTGA
- a CDS encoding ABC transporter ATP-binding protein has translation MTNNNKPRFSKSTISSAKRLFSYIRRKHLGAFIFVMFAIVVSAVAGVAGSLFLQVLIDDYITPLLTMPNPVFDELAQAILTMAAIYLLGVVATYVYNRTMVVIAQGVLKDIRDEMFVHMQKMPISYFDTHTHGDTMSRYTNDTDTLRQMLAQSFPQIISSIFTIVTVFFAMLTTSWILTIVVMLTVLFMLRVAASITGKSAKYFFEQQQSLGKTNGYIEEMINGQRVVKVFCHEEESKVGFNELNEELCHASTQANRFANFLMPFMGNMGYFQYVLLAIVGGALAVSGVSSLTLGALVAFLQLSRSFTMPVSQVSQQLNAVVMALAGAQRIFELMDENLEVDEGYVTLINARWENNELVESEARTGLWAWKHPHHDGTTTLTQLKGDVVFDHVDFSYTPDKQILYDISLYAKPGQKVAFVGATGAGKTTITNLINRFYDIADGKIRYDGININKIKKADLRRSLGIVLQDTNLFTGTVMENIRYGNLNATDEEVIEAAKRANADYFISLLPEGYHTRLEGDASGLSQGQRQLLSIARAEVADTPVMILDEATSSIDTRTEAIVSQGMDALMEGRTVFVIAHRISTVQNSNAIMVMDQGRIIERGDHDELIAVKGKYHQLYTGAFEEAE, from the coding sequence TTGACCAACAACAATAAGCCGCGTTTTTCAAAATCAACGATAAGCAGTGCCAAGCGTTTGTTTTCCTATATCAGACGGAAACATCTGGGAGCCTTTATTTTCGTGATGTTTGCGATTGTGGTCAGTGCTGTTGCCGGGGTGGCCGGTTCACTTTTCCTTCAAGTTCTGATTGACGATTATATTACTCCGCTTTTGACAATGCCAAACCCGGTTTTTGATGAATTGGCACAAGCAATATTGACCATGGCTGCCATTTATCTGCTGGGTGTAGTGGCAACGTATGTCTATAACCGGACCATGGTCGTTATCGCCCAGGGCGTGCTTAAAGATATCCGGGATGAGATGTTTGTGCATATGCAGAAAATGCCAATTTCTTATTTTGATACACATACCCATGGCGATACCATGAGCCGCTATACCAACGATACCGATACTTTAAGACAGATGCTTGCGCAAAGTTTTCCGCAAATCATTTCTTCAATTTTTACCATTGTTACGGTCTTCTTTGCCATGCTGACCACCAGCTGGATTTTAACCATCGTGGTTATGCTGACGGTCCTCTTTATGCTTCGAGTGGCCGCCTCCATTACCGGAAAAAGCGCTAAATACTTTTTTGAACAGCAGCAGTCATTGGGGAAAACCAACGGCTATATTGAAGAGATGATTAACGGACAGCGCGTCGTAAAAGTATTCTGCCATGAAGAAGAATCAAAAGTCGGTTTTAACGAATTAAATGAAGAACTTTGCCATGCTTCTACCCAGGCCAATCGTTTTGCCAATTTCCTGATGCCTTTTATGGGTAATATGGGATATTTTCAGTATGTTCTGTTAGCTATCGTCGGTGGGGCTCTGGCAGTATCAGGCGTCAGTTCCTTAACGCTGGGCGCATTGGTTGCCTTCCTGCAGCTTAGCCGGTCCTTTACCATGCCGGTCAGTCAGGTTTCCCAGCAGCTCAATGCGGTGGTAATGGCTTTGGCCGGAGCACAGCGAATTTTTGAGCTGATGGATGAAAATCTGGAAGTGGATGAAGGCTATGTAACCCTGATTAATGCCAGGTGGGAAAATAATGAACTGGTGGAATCTGAAGCGCGAACGGGACTTTGGGCCTGGAAACATCCCCATCATGATGGCACCACAACCCTGACCCAGTTAAAGGGGGACGTGGTTTTCGACCATGTGGACTTTTCCTATACGCCGGATAAACAAATCCTTTATGATATCAGCCTTTATGCTAAACCGGGTCAGAAAGTAGCCTTTGTTGGCGCTACCGGAGCCGGTAAAACGACCATTACCAATCTGATCAACCGCTTTTACGATATAGCGGATGGAAAAATTCGCTATGACGGCATTAATATCAATAAGATTAAAAAAGCGGATTTAAGACGGTCATTAGGAATTGTTTTGCAGGACACCAATTTGTTTACTGGTACAGTCATGGAAAATATCCGTTACGGAAATCTTAATGCAACTGATGAAGAAGTCATTGAAGCAGCCAAACGGGCAAATGCAGATTATTTTATTTCGCTCTTGCCAGAAGGCTATCATACCAGACTGGAAGGCGATGCGTCCGGCCTTTCCCAGGGACAGAGGCAGCTCTTGTCGATTGCCCGGGCAGAAGTTGCCGATACGCCGGTTATGATTTTGGATGAAGCGACTTCAAGCATCGATACCCGAACTGAGGCCATTGTATCCCAGGGGATGGATGCTTTAATGGAAGGTCGAACCGTCTTTGTTATTGCCCACCGTATTTCAACCGTGCAAAATTCCAATGCCATCATGGTTATGGATCAGGGAAGGATTATTGAACGGGGAGATCACGATGAGCTGATTGCAGTAAAAGGTAAATATCATCAGTTATATACTGGTGCCTTTGAAGAAGCAGAATGA
- a CDS encoding dihydrofolate reductase family protein has product MSEVVLYIAMSLDGYIAESNGNISWLGGDGSEPDNQGSYPEFIETVDTIILGYTTYHQLVTELAPEGWVYPDKKTYVMTHQKLQNCPEISFTDENLAELIRRLKAEGGQNIWICGGSAIINQVLAADLIDRFCITVIPILLGDGIRLFTKQEDQRLLKFVSTRTYNGMTDLVFEKRK; this is encoded by the coding sequence ATGAGCGAAGTCGTATTATATATCGCAATGAGTCTGGATGGCTACATTGCAGAATCAAATGGCAATATCAGCTGGCTTGGTGGTGATGGAAGCGAGCCTGACAATCAGGGCTCATATCCTGAATTTATTGAAACAGTCGATACCATTATTTTAGGCTATACAACTTATCATCAGCTGGTTACTGAACTGGCGCCTGAGGGATGGGTCTATCCCGATAAAAAAACCTACGTGATGACCCACCAAAAGCTTCAGAACTGTCCTGAAATCAGCTTTACCGATGAGAATCTTGCCGAACTGATAAGGCGATTAAAAGCTGAAGGAGGCCAAAATATCTGGATTTGCGGCGGTTCTGCCATCATTAATCAGGTTTTGGCAGCAGACTTAATTGACAGATTTTGCATTACGGTCATCCCGATCTTATTGGGTGACGGCATTCGTCTTTTTACAAAACAAGAGGACCAGCGACTGTTAAAGTTTGTTTCAACGCGCACCTACAACGGGATGACTGATCTGGTTTTTGAGAAAAGAAAATAA
- a CDS encoding sulfite exporter TauE/SafE family protein, producing MDVTPLMIVAVICAYVVKGMCGFANTIVFTSILSFQNDNINITPVDLLIGIPSNILLAVRERKAIKLKIWLPLAVLVVMGSVPGIFLLKYGDVIVIKIFLGIVITCIGIEMLLRELQSSKEKSSPVMLLLIGLISGFISGLFGIGALLVAYIGRTTESTDSFRGNLCMVLLADNFFRLIMYLITGIITLKVLKNAIILFPFMLLGLALGIRLSKVLDEKVVKIIIIMMLIISGLSLIAVNMI from the coding sequence ATGGATGTTACTCCACTCATGATTGTTGCTGTCATTTGTGCTTATGTGGTAAAAGGAATGTGCGGTTTTGCCAATACCATTGTTTTTACTTCTATTCTAAGCTTTCAGAATGATAACATCAATATTACACCTGTTGACTTGCTAATTGGAATTCCATCCAATATCTTACTGGCGGTTCGCGAGCGTAAAGCGATTAAACTTAAAATCTGGCTTCCCCTTGCGGTTCTAGTCGTGATGGGAAGTGTGCCGGGAATATTTCTTCTTAAATACGGTGATGTTATAGTCATAAAAATATTTTTAGGGATTGTAATCACCTGTATTGGAATTGAAATGCTGTTACGAGAATTGCAGTCGTCAAAAGAGAAATCATCGCCAGTCATGTTGCTATTGATTGGCTTGATATCAGGTTTTATAAGCGGTCTGTTTGGGATTGGGGCCCTGCTGGTTGCCTACATTGGCAGAACAACAGAGTCGACAGATTCTTTTCGCGGAAACTTGTGTATGGTACTTCTGGCTGATAATTTTTTTCGCCTTATTATGTATCTGATAACCGGCATAATTACTTTAAAAGTGCTCAAAAATGCCATTATTTTATTTCCCTTTATGCTCCTTGGTCTAGCTTTGGGCATAAGGTTATCAAAAGTGCTGGATGAAAAAGTAGTTAAAATTATTATTATCATGATGCTGATTATTTCCGGCTTATCACTGATTGCAGTCAATATGATATGA
- a CDS encoding alpha/beta hydrolase produces the protein MKVQCGYTETEGDELFYKVRGQGLPILFIAPGGGDGDNYLPVADILAEDYKVITYDRRANARSSRHSPDQFSIAQQSRDAIAVLNAVGEKTAFVVGNSSSAVIALDLVTNFPGHHASFMDQPTEWATCLINILKRFDENGLE, from the coding sequence TTGAAAGTTCAGTGTGGTTATACAGAAACGGAAGGAGATGAGCTTTTTTATAAGGTCCGTGGCCAAGGTCTTCCGATATTATTTATCGCCCCAGGGGGCGGAGACGGTGATAATTATCTTCCAGTTGCAGATATTCTGGCAGAAGATTACAAAGTGATTACCTACGACAGACGGGCAAATGCAAGAAGCTCCAGACATTCTCCTGATCAATTTTCAATCGCGCAGCAATCCAGGGATGCTATTGCTGTTCTGAATGCGGTAGGGGAAAAGACAGCCTTTGTTGTTGGCAACAGTAGTAGCGCGGTTATTGCACTGGATTTGGTGACTAACTTCCCAGGCCATCATGCTTCTTTTATGGATCAGCCAACTGAATGGGCCACTTGCCTAATAAATATTTTAAAAAGATTTGATGAGAATGGTTTAGAATAA
- a CDS encoding glyoxalase/bleomycin resistance/dioxygenase family protein — MNFKCPLIVVADMAVSRTFYEDVLRQKVILDFGANITFAGDFALQTKDSWRDFIKKSEILNKPNNFELYFEEEAFDKFMTHLKNFSIDYLHDVVEYPWGQRVTRFYDPDGHIIEVGESMTTVVKRFLSQGMTVAETAEKTQHPIEFVRKCLSF, encoded by the coding sequence ATGAATTTCAAGTGCCCACTGATTGTAGTTGCTGATATGGCAGTTTCAAGAACCTTTTATGAAGATGTTCTAAGACAGAAAGTGATTCTGGATTTTGGCGCAAATATAACTTTTGCCGGAGACTTTGCTTTGCAGACGAAAGATTCATGGAGGGATTTTATTAAAAAAAGTGAGATTTTAAATAAACCAAATAATTTTGAACTCTATTTTGAAGAGGAAGCATTTGATAAATTCATGACGCATTTAAAAAACTTTTCCATAGATTATCTCCATGATGTTGTAGAGTATCCCTGGGGACAAAGAGTAACCCGCTTTTATGATCCTGATGGGCACATTATAGAAGTTGGCGAAAGCATGACGACGGTGGTTAAAAGATTTCTTTCGCAAGGGATGACAGTTGCAGAAACAGCAGAGAAAACCCAGCATCCTATAGAGTTTGTAAGAAAGTGTTTATCATTCTGA
- a CDS encoding arsenic metallochaperone ArsD family protein codes for MKTVEIYDTQKLSDAVGCGSSADREKFRLATIIKALSRDGKNIKQYGLDLNPESFTENKAVQEVMQTGGQAALPIILVDGELQQTGIYPSNLEMANWFGISKDELVLILMKEKMASKSFCGGDCC; via the coding sequence ATGAAAACAGTTGAAATATATGATACCCAGAAGTTGTCAGATGCAGTGGGCTGCGGCTCCAGTGCTGACCGCGAGAAGTTTCGCCTGGCCACTATTATCAAAGCCTTGTCCCGGGATGGAAAAAATATTAAACAATATGGACTGGATCTAAACCCGGAATCCTTTACTGAAAATAAGGCTGTTCAGGAAGTGATGCAAACCGGCGGCCAAGCGGCCCTGCCAATCATTCTAGTTGATGGTGAACTTCAGCAAACCGGCATTTATCCTAGCAATCTGGAAATGGCCAACTGGTTCGGGATTAGTAAAGATGAACTGGTCCTCATTCTAATGAAGGAAAAAATGGCCAGTAAAAGCTTTTGCGGCGGTGACTGCTGCTAA
- a CDS encoding ABC transporter ATP-binding protein, giving the protein MIKQLASYIKDYKSDSIKTGVYVAMEVVMEVAIPFLMAYLIDYGIEAGNMSLIIGLGLGMILAALLSLFFGLLSAHYAAKASAGYAKNLRQAIFYKVQEFSFLNIDKFSTASLITRQTTDITNIQNAYQMIIRVAVRAPIMLIFSLFMAFNINPQLSLIFLAVIPLLGIGLYVIITKAHPIFEKVFRTYDHLNNVVQENLRGIRVVKSFVREDFEQDKFKDVSEKIYQQFSKAEKILAFNAPLMQFAIYSSILLISWFGAQMIVSGYMTTGQLASLITYATSILMSLMMLSFVFVMITISRASAERVVEVFNESIDLENPKNPVTTVKNGNVTFTNVGFSYSNSLDKLCLQDVNLSIKSGQTIGIIGGTGSSKSTLVQLIPRLYDVTTGIVEVGDVDVRNYDLKTLRDSVSVVLQKNILFSGTIKDNLRWGNKAATDEEIIHACKLAQADEFIKSFPKGYDTYIEQGGSNVSGGQKQRLCIARALLKNPQILILDDSTSAVDTRTDALIREAFLKEIPHITKFIIAQRIASVMEADAIIVMDEGKINAMGSHDELLAANEIYQEVYYSQLKGGNDFDQQQ; this is encoded by the coding sequence ATGATTAAACAATTAGCCAGTTATATTAAAGACTATAAGTCAGATTCTATTAAGACTGGTGTATATGTGGCAATGGAAGTTGTTATGGAAGTGGCGATTCCCTTTCTGATGGCATATCTGATTGATTATGGAATTGAGGCCGGAAATATGAGTCTGATTATTGGCTTGGGCTTGGGCATGATTTTGGCAGCGCTCTTATCCTTGTTTTTTGGACTGTTATCTGCCCATTATGCAGCCAAAGCATCTGCCGGTTATGCAAAAAATTTGCGGCAGGCGATTTTTTATAAGGTTCAGGAATTTTCCTTTCTCAATATCGATAAATTCTCAACCGCCAGCCTGATCACCAGGCAGACAACTGATATCACTAATATCCAAAATGCCTATCAGATGATTATACGGGTAGCGGTCAGAGCACCGATTATGCTGATTTTTTCGCTTTTTATGGCGTTTAATATAAACCCTCAGCTTTCACTTATTTTTCTGGCGGTGATTCCACTGTTAGGAATCGGTCTTTATGTGATTATAACAAAAGCCCATCCGATTTTCGAAAAGGTATTTAGAACTTATGATCATTTGAATAATGTAGTTCAGGAAAATCTGAGAGGTATCCGGGTGGTTAAATCCTTTGTTCGGGAAGACTTTGAGCAAGATAAGTTCAAGGATGTATCGGAGAAAATTTATCAGCAGTTTTCCAAAGCGGAGAAAATACTGGCTTTTAATGCACCCCTGATGCAGTTCGCCATCTACAGTTCTATTCTTTTAATTTCCTGGTTTGGAGCGCAGATGATTGTATCCGGCTATATGACAACTGGTCAACTGGCCAGTCTGATTACCTATGCGACATCAATTCTGATGAGCCTGATGATGCTATCCTTTGTCTTTGTGATGATTACCATTTCCCGGGCATCAGCTGAGCGTGTGGTGGAAGTTTTTAACGAATCTATTGATCTGGAAAATCCGAAAAATCCGGTTACGACGGTTAAAAACGGCAATGTCACCTTTACTAATGTGGGCTTTTCCTATTCGAACAGTTTAGATAAACTATGCCTTCAGGATGTTAATTTGAGTATCAAATCCGGTCAGACAATTGGAATTATCGGGGGGACAGGGTCTTCTAAATCGACCCTGGTGCAGCTGATTCCCAGACTGTATGATGTTACGACTGGGATTGTTGAGGTCGGCGATGTCGATGTTCGAAATTACGACCTTAAAACCCTTAGAGATTCGGTGTCAGTGGTCTTGCAGAAAAATATTCTGTTTTCGGGAACCATCAAAGATAATCTGCGGTGGGGAAACAAAGCAGCTACCGATGAGGAGATCATTCATGCCTGCAAACTGGCCCAGGCCGATGAATTTATTAAGAGCTTTCCTAAGGGATATGACACTTATATTGAGCAGGGCGGCAGTAATGTATCCGGCGGCCAGAAACAGCGGTTGTGTATTGCCAGAGCGCTATTAAAAAATCCTCAAATTCTGATTCTTGATGATTCTACCAGTGCCGTTGATACCCGGACCGATGCTTTAATCAGGGAGGCTTTTCTAAAGGAGATTCCCCACATCACCAAATTTATTATTGCCCAGCGAATTGCTTCGGTTATGGAAGCTGATGCGATTATTGTGATGGATGAAGGGAAAATCAATGCTATGGGCAGCCACGATGAACTGCTTGCAGCTAATGAAATTTATCAGGAAGTGTATTATTCTCAGTTGAAAGGAGGGAATGACTTTGACCAACAACAATAA
- a CDS encoding radical SAM protein: protein MKISKKDALMWFEFFAMLPEDEELMVNQQEIVYATFAQIETAIEERNSKLKKAITNMKSLANRTLYVGPEDKFPQGCRSCLLGSGLSAVRKTNKCNIECKFCYNYGELDDIAPVGEGLWEIGGTKFYERDLELLLSIQELPTGLAYVLLEPFMEIEIYYPVIKKFSEAGIYQHLYTNGTLATEENLKALGAAGLNEIRFNLGASNCADKVIEMIGVAKRYINKVGIETPMTPEFFAAFQQKKEAILATGLDFINCAELHLNPNNIDNYAGEKMYIARRGYISPIWSRELTLKLMKMADDEGWDLVVHDCSNDTKFARGLNISGKNGSWFGASNYACEFSRIPYAVFLPILRDQSFSFLEEEDLPVAYQPMRI from the coding sequence TTGAAAATATCAAAAAAAGATGCCCTGATGTGGTTTGAATTTTTTGCCATGCTGCCGGAGGACGAGGAACTGATGGTGAATCAGCAGGAAATTGTTTATGCAACTTTTGCCCAGATTGAAACAGCGATTGAAGAGCGGAACAGTAAATTGAAAAAAGCGATCACAAATATGAAATCACTTGCTAATCGCACCCTTTATGTTGGTCCGGAAGATAAGTTTCCTCAGGGTTGCCGCTCCTGCCTTCTAGGCAGTGGCTTAAGTGCGGTTCGCAAAACCAATAAATGCAACATTGAGTGCAAATTCTGTTATAACTACGGTGAATTGGATGACATCGCTCCCGTGGGTGAGGGCTTATGGGAAATTGGCGGCACTAAGTTTTATGAAAGAGATCTGGAGCTCCTGCTGTCGATTCAAGAGCTGCCAACCGGTCTGGCTTATGTTTTGCTGGAACCTTTTATGGAAATTGAAATCTACTATCCAGTCATTAAAAAATTCAGTGAAGCAGGCATCTATCAGCATCTTTATACTAACGGAACGCTGGCGACCGAGGAAAATTTAAAAGCTCTGGGGGCTGCCGGCCTAAATGAAATTCGCTTTAATCTGGGTGCTTCCAATTGTGCAGACAAGGTCATTGAAATGATTGGGGTGGCCAAAAGATATATTAATAAGGTGGGGATTGAAACCCCGATGACACCGGAATTTTTTGCAGCCTTTCAGCAAAAAAAGGAAGCGATTCTGGCGACCGGACTGGACTTTATCAATTGTGCGGAACTGCACTTAAATCCCAATAATATTGACAACTATGCAGGCGAAAAGATGTATATTGCAAGACGCGGTTATATCTCACCGATCTGGAGCCGTGAGCTGACTTTGAAACTGATGAAAATGGCAGATGATGAAGGTTGGGATCTGGTCGTTCACGATTGTTCCAATGACACCAAATTTGCCAGAGGACTTAATATCAGCGGTAAAAACGGCAGCTGGTTTGGCGCCAGCAATTACGCCTGTGAATTTTCACGCATTCCCTATGCGGTCTTTTTGCCGATTTTGCGGGACCAAAGCTTTTCATTTTTGGAAGAGGAGGATTTGCCGGTGGCCTACCAGCCCATGCGGATTTGA
- a CDS encoding DNA-3-methyladenine glycosylase I has translation MIWSDGKCRCSWANPNNEDYIRYHDEEWGQPVYDDHKLFEMLVLESFQAGLSWECILNKRDAFQKAFDDFDLEKVCSYDLQKEQELQKTSGIVRNKLKIHAAINNAIIFKKIQEEFGTFSKYLWHWTDGKIIFENGLSSSPLSEKISKDLKKRGMKFVGPVIIYAYLQAVGLINSHEEGCFLESE, from the coding sequence ATGATTTGGAGTGATGGTAAATGTCGCTGTTCATGGGCAAATCCGAACAATGAGGATTATATCCGCTACCATGATGAAGAATGGGGACAACCGGTTTATGATGATCACAAGCTATTTGAGATGCTGGTCCTGGAGTCCTTTCAGGCCGGTTTGTCTTGGGAGTGTATCCTTAATAAACGTGATGCATTTCAAAAGGCTTTTGATGACTTCGATCTGGAAAAGGTCTGTAGTTATGATTTACAGAAAGAGCAGGAACTTCAAAAAACGTCAGGGATTGTTCGGAATAAATTAAAGATTCATGCGGCTATCAACAATGCCATTATTTTCAAAAAGATTCAGGAAGAGTTTGGGACTTTTTCAAAATACCTCTGGCATTGGACTGATGGTAAAATAATATTTGAAAATGGCTTATCAAGCTCACCACTATCGGAAAAAATCTCTAAAGACCTGAAGAAACGAGGCATGAAATTTGTGGGGCCGGTTATTATCTATGCCTATCTGCAGGCAGTAGGACTTATTAACTCCCATGAAGAAGGATGTTTTTTAGAATCTGAATAA
- a CDS encoding MarR family winged helix-turn-helix transcriptional regulator, with protein sequence MKNTQRIGFEIKTTSNRIRQYINEVMEKEPDITGLQGWIIGYIFRHQNSQEVFQRDIEKEFNVRRSTVSGILNTMEKKGLIIREAVDFDARLKKITLTDKAVTCHQLILEKLQIIEEQLKKGLSEEELTQFFLTLEKINKNIK encoded by the coding sequence ATGAAAAATACACAGCGAATCGGATTTGAAATAAAAACTACATCTAATCGGATTCGGCAGTATATCAATGAAGTAATGGAAAAGGAACCCGATATCACCGGTCTTCAGGGTTGGATTATCGGCTATATTTTCAGGCATCAGAATAGCCAGGAAGTCTTTCAGCGGGATATCGAGAAGGAATTCAATGTCCGGCGTTCCACCGTTTCTGGGATTTTAAACACCATGGAAAAAAAAGGTTTAATTATTCGCGAGGCGGTTGATTTTGATGCCAGGCTGAAAAAAATTACATTAACAGATAAAGCGGTTACCTGCCATCAGCTGATTCTTGAAAAGTTGCAGATCATAGAAGAACAGTTAAAAAAAGGGTTGAGTGAAGAGGAGTTAACACAGTTCTTTTTAACTCTGGAAAAAATAAATAAAAATATTAAGTGA